The genomic DNA GTCCCCTAGACACCTCGCACCTGAAAGGAGGGCATCATCGCAGGAACAGGCAAGACCACAAGCGCTAAACGGGACCGGGAGAAAGCGCGTCAGCAGAAACAACGCGATAAAGAAGCGCGCCGTGAACAGCGGAAGGCTGCCAAGCTCAACCGGCCGACACAGGAAGGGGAAGACCCTGACCTCGCCGGTTTACATTGGGGTCCGCAACCGCCGCTTTATTGATCAGAGCCACCGGCCGTATCTATAACCGGTGATTCACCGTCTCCGCTCTATACCGCCGCCATCTCCTTAAACTGGTGATCATGGTAGGCTGCCAGTGTGGGCGCAAGGGTAAGTTTCAACTCTAGGCGTTTGGGTTTGCCGGTCGAAGTGTAGGGTACTTCTTCTCCAAATCGAATAATCTTTGGGCATTTGGAGAACGGAAGCCGTTGGCGGCAGTGCGCCAGTAATTCGGCTTCAGTGAGCGGAGAGAGGCCGTTCCTCGGCACCACGTAAGCGGCAATCTCTTCGCCATAGTAGCGATGCTCGAACGGAACCGCCATGGCGAATCGGACGAGAGGATGGCTCCTCAACACCTCGTCGATTTCCAACGGAGCAATATTGACACCGCCTCGGATAATCAATTCTTTGAGGCGACCCGAAATGAAGAAAAACGGCTTCCCCCCCTTATCTCGTACGTAAAAGCCCTCGTCCCCGGAACGGAACCAACCCCATTGAAACGCCGCATCATTGGCATCGTCCCGCTTGAAGTAGCCGGCACATACAGTCCCCCCACGGATGCATATTTCTCCTTTTTCCATTTCCGGCAGCAATTGCCCGTTTCCTCCCACGATCGCCATTTCGTTATGTCGTAGCGGAACTCCGATAGAGGGAAACTCATAATCCCTGATCCAGTGGCGATGCGCATCGTGCGGGAGTTCATTGGGCAGAAAACAGGAATAACAGGTCGTTTCGGACAAGCCGTAACCATGGCGAATCGGAAATCCGAATCGATCTTCGAACCGCGTGGCGGTATCTCTGAGCAAGGGTCCCGCGCCACAGATGAGTCCGCCGAAACCATCCAGCTTGTATGCAGCGAGATTTTCGTCCGCATCGAGAAGAAATTCCAGGAGGGTCGGCACGACGCTCGCGCACGTCACTCGCTCTTCATGTAATCTCCGCCAGAACGCCGCGCTCTTGAACTTGCGATTCAGGACGATGCCGCCTTTACAGTAAAACGGCGTGATCAGTGTGACGACGATGCCGTTCACGTGATGAATCGGGAGCACGCACATCAGACGGGCGTCCTCGCCAAACCGATGCCGCTCGGCGATCGCATCGGCATCGAGAAGCACATTGCTCACGGTGAGAACCACACCTTTGGGTGGACCGGTGGTTCCGGATGTATAGACGATGAGCGCTTCGTCGTCCAAACTGGGCGTAAAAGAAGGCGTGCCCGCGGAAGAGTGAGACGCCCCCATATCAGCGTTCATCCTGTGCTTCGGACCCTCTACAAAGCCTTCATGATTCACCGCGATCACATGACGTAAGGCTGGAAGTTCTGATTGAAGGTCTTTCACTCCATCAAGAGAAGTGTGCCAGCAACAGACGGCCGACGCCTCGGAATGTTCCAAGATGTAGCGCTTCTTATCAGGGGGCTCTTCAATGTTGATTGGAACAATCGTGACACCCAGGATCCACGCCGCAAAGTACAGCACCACCGTGACATCATGATTGAAGAGAATCGTCGCCAGACGGTCCCCCGGACGTAAGCCGACCCGGTCATGCAGGAAAGTAGCGACCGATTGGACGACAGTCCCAAATTCTCCATAACTGTAGGTATAACGGACGGCCCGATCATCGTCACAATAGGTCAAAAATGGCCGGTTGACCAGAATGCGATCATAGATGCGGGATTTGAAGAAGTCCGCAAACGAGCTCCACGGCAGCGGAGGGCAGAGCCCTTCGACTTTCCGGACCTGCGCGATGTATTCAGGGACGGTGATCAATGGAGACATATTCTCTCCTCGTCGGTCCCGTGTAGAGGGCGCGTGGCCTCATCAACCGATTGTGGTCCTGCTGTTCGATGACATGGGCGCACCATCCCGTGATGCGGGAGCAGACGAACAACGGAGTGTACAGCTCACGAGGAATCCCCATCAGGAGATAGGCCACCGCCGTATAGAAATCCAAGTTGGGGTGGAGACCTTTTTCCTGCTCCATGACATGATCGACGGTCGTCGCAATCTCGTACCATCGATGATCGCCGCAGATCCGGCTCAACGATTCGGCGTGTCGTTGAATAATGAGTGATCGAGCGTCGCCTTTCTTGAGCACGCGATGACCAAAACCCATGATCCGGTGTTTCTTCAGGAGAGCCTCTCGTACCCATGTTTCCGCCCGTTCACGACTGCCGATATCGAGAAACATTTCAGCCACAGCCTCATTGGCACCCCCATGAAGCGGTCCCTTGAGCGTCCCGATTGCCGAGACAATGGCCGAGTACAGATCCGTCATGGTCGAAGCAGTAACGCGTGCAGCAAACGTGGAAGCATTAAATTCGTGTTCGGCATACAGCGTGAGAGAGACATCCAGGACACGGGCCATGGCTTTCGCTTGATCATCCTCTTTTCGGTCGGTGAGGAGGTACAAGAGATTCTCAGCGAAGGTGAGATCCTCGTGTGGCCGGCGGCGGGGTTTGCCGGTTACGAGTCGATAGGAGGTTGCAATCATCAGCGGGATTTGTGCCAGCAGCCGGATCGCTCTGTACACGTTGGCCTCATGCGAGTTGTCGTCCGTATCCGAATCAACCGCGCCCAACAGCGAAACACCCGATCGGACAATATCCATTGGATGTGCATCCGAAGGCACCGCGCCAAGGAACACTTCGAGGAGGCGAGGAAGGACGGCCTGATTGATGAGTTGTGCCGAGAAGTTTGCCAGCTCTTGCCGATTCGGCAGATGAGCAAATAACAGCAGATAGGCCACCTCCTCAAACGTGCTGTGCTCCGCCAAATCACGGATGGGGTAGCCTCGATAGAAGAGACCGGCTTCTCCTTCATCGACGAGGCAGAGCGCCGATTCTCCGGCGATCACTCCTTCGAGACCGGGGCTATAAGCAGAACGTTTCATCGCCGTCGTGGGAGACTCGTTCATGACTGCGCTCATAAGGTCCTCCCTTCTCAGCGCTCATGAGTATCGGTATATCGAAGCAGACTGTACAGTTCTCGTCGCGTCATCATGTGGTGGAGCCGGTCTTTCTGCGACCCGAACAGCTTCAGTTCAGTCAGCAACCTCTCGATGGCTTGCAAGGCCGTCCGTAACGCCGTCACAGGAAAGAGCACCCCGCGATACCCCAGACTCTCGAATTCCGCGATGCTCAACAGTGGCGTTTTACCAAACTCCGTCATGTTGGCGATCAGCGGAACGGTGATTCCCCTCTTCTGGATCTCGCGGGCGAAGACTTGAAACTCTTCGGCTGACTCCAGAGCCTCGGGAAAGAGCGCATCCGCGCCCGCCGCCGCATAGGTCACGGCTCGGTGGATGGAGGCCTCCAGCCCCTCAACCGCCCGGGCATCGGTGCGCACCACGATCATGAAATTCCGATCGGTCTTGGCACGAACAGCCGCCTCGATTTTGGCGCTCATTTCAGCCATGGACACCAGTTGTTTCCCTGCAAGATGGCCGCACTTCTTGGCCGTTTCTTGATCTTCGATTTGCATGCCGGCTAAATCAGCCTTCTCGAACACCCTCACGGCTTCGGCGACCTGAGCCGGACCGCCATATCCTGTATCTGCATCGACGATGGTCGGAATCGATACCGAATGGGCAATTCTCCCCGCCTCCGCCGCCATATCACTGAGCGTCAGAAGGCCGATATCCGGCACACCCCGGCAAGCCGATACCGCAGCACCTGAGACATAGGCGATTTCGTAGCCGGCTCGTTCGATCTGCATCGCGACCAGCGCGTTGAACGCGCCAGGAATGGCAAGAGTGCGGGTACTCAGCAATTCACGCAAGCGCGAGGTCTTCGTCTGAGTCGCTGAATCCTTGTTCGTGTTCGTCATCTGCCTTCCTGTCCTCAACTCAAATCCTCAAGAGCGGCATGAGCGTGCCAACGTCGCTAACCCGATCAAGGTTCCACACGAATTCGATAAGTCGGTCGATGCGCGGGCGACTCAGCCGTCCGGCGGCCAACCGGCGAACCTTTGTTTCCAGATCCTGATCCGACATCGGATTTCCGGGATGTCCCACCGGCACATCGACCTGTTTCATGTAGGTTTGACCCGCTTCCGTCTTGACCGTGATCCTGGTCGGCATGGTCTTGGGGTAGCGCCCCTCGAATTCCGGCTGCTGCACAACACGGATCTTCTTCATCAGATTCCTCACGGCAGGATCGTGCAATCGTTTCCATCCGAATGACTGCAACGTCACAGGACCATGGAGCAAGGCCACTGCGACACAATAGGGGAAGCTATGATCAGCCGTCTCCCGCGTGGCCGGCTGCCATTTTTCAGGATCGCGCCCGATGATTTCGATGGCCACATCATAGCTTCCGATCTCGACATCCATGACATGATCGACAGCACGGACTCCCTCTGCTTCCATCAGTTCATTGCGAAGTGCGACGGCAGCCTCGACCGCAGTCTGCGCATGATACTCGACCGGGTAATGTTTGATAGAGGTGTCCAGGATCTTGAACTGGCCGATTGCGGACGCCTGTCCCGCTTCTCCTCCCAACGTCGCAAGATCCAATGGTCCCGAAATCAGTTTCATGAAGCCCTTTTCGCCTTCGAAAATAGGTGACGGTCCGGTCATGCCAAGCTGCGCCAGCATGGCGGCGAACACGCCGTTGCGTGCGGCGTTCGAAAAGGCGCAGGCTTTCCACATGGACAAATCTCCCACCCGCGTCTGCCGAAGGGCCATATTCGCAATGCCGGCCAGATTGATTGCCTGCACCGTCTGTTCCTTGGAAAGCTTCATGAGTTTGGCGGCAGCGAGGGCGGAAGAAAACGGGCCGTACGTCACGTGGTCCCACCCGCGAGGGCGTAGCGCCGCAGCGTCACAGAACCGACACTGGATTTCATAGGCGAGCGCGATGGCTTCCATGACGCGTTTGCCTGACGCATGGACGGCCTCGCCGACCGAAAGAATGGCCGGAATATTATCGGAAGGGTGCGCCGGTTCTTTCGACAGATAGGTATCGTTGAAATCAAGATACCGGACCAGCCCGCCGTTGGCGAAGGCGGCAAGATCGGGCAAGGTTTTATGACCGGTGCCCCACAGCGTGGCGCCCTGCGGCACCTTGACGGTCTGTGCAATCCTGCGGGCAATCCGGCATGGCGGGGCATTCCACGCCCCGAGTGCGCAACCAAAGCCGTCGAGCAGGCGCCGTTTGGCCTCGTGCACAACGGCATCCGGTAAATCACCGTAGCGCAACGCTTGGCAATATCGAGCGAGGCGATCTGCGAGCATCGGCAACCTCAAACATGATCGTCACTCATCATAATAAAAGCGCCCATTGGTCATTCGTCCCTAGTTCCTGGTCATGAGTCATTGGTCATTGGGCTCTGCTGTGGTCTTTTCTTTCACACCGATGACTCATGACTATTGACTCATGACCAGTGATGCATTTATGCGTCGGCGACTTTCGACAGTCGTTTTTCGAGAAAGGCCTGCACGGCTTCTCGTTTGTCGGGGGTGACGCACAATCGACCGAATAATTCCGCTTCTCTGGCCAGACCTTCCGACAGTGGGATGTCGATTCCCCCTCTAATCGCATGGAGCGCAGCTTCAACGGCAGTCTTCCCGTGCTCGGTAATGGAGGCTGCAATGGCTTCCACCTGGGTGATCAACTCCTGCGGCGGCACCACCCGACTCAGCAGGCCGATTCGCAGCGCTTCCTCTGCGGGCACACTCTTGCCCGTCAAGATCATTTCCGCCGCCTTGGAAGGCCCAACGATTCTCGGCAACCGCTGGGTTCCGCCGAAGCCCGGGATGAGACCGAGTTTGATTTCCGGAAGCCCCACCATTGCGCCTGCGACCGCCACTCGAATGTGGCAGGCCAGAGCGAGTTCGAGACCACCGCCGACACAAGTTCCGTTGATCGAGGCAAGAACCGGCTTGTCTGACCGCTCAATACGGTTGAGAAGCGCCTGTCCGCGAGAAGCAAACTCAGCTCCCCCGTGCTCTGTATGGAGGTGAGCCAGTTCATTGATGTCGGCGCCGGCGCAGAAAAAACGTCCGGTGCCGGTCACAATCACCACTCGGACATACTCGTCTTCCTCCAATTCGCTCAAGACGAGATCGAGCTCCTTGATCACGGATAGATTCAGCACATTGGCCGGCGGATTATGGAGCGTGATCCGTGCGACATGGTGCGAAATCGTCAACAATTGATGCGGCATAAGCCCTCCAAACCTCACTTCGTGTGGTCCGCCGGCTCATGGGCGCAGCCCTTCTTCATTGTCGCCGGCGGATAATCGCTTCTGCCTTTCTCTTTGTTTATCCTCCAATCTCCTTTTGAACCGGACTAGCGATCTCGAGCTTCACCGACCTGACCGACAGCGCGGGACTGTTGGTACGCCGTCATCGCGGCAGCGAGCTCAGGAATCCCTTCGCCTGTCGTCGCGACCGTACGCAACACATTCGGACACCATTCCCGCAGATCTCGTAACGTGTTATCCGCGCCAGGAAGGTCTCCCTTGTTGACGACGACGATGTGTGCGACTTCCAACAGCCCGGCCTTCATCGCTTGAACTTCGTCGCCCAAGCCAGGGGCCACCACCGCCACAACGATATGCGCGAGATCGACGATGTCGACTTCGTTCTGGCCGACCCCGATAGTCTCAATCAGGATTACATCATAGCCGGCTGCTTCCAACACTACCGCTGCACCGCCGGTCGCTTGGGCAAGCCCTCCATGATGACCACGAGCGGCCATGCTTCTGATATATACCCCATGATCCAACGCATGTTCCTGCATTCTGATCCGATCGCCCAATAGGGCGCCGCCGGTGACAGAGCTACTGCTATCGACCGCCAGCACTCCCACCTTCAAACCTTGCTGTCGATAGAAGCTCACTAAGCGGGTAACCACTGTGCTCTTCCCAGCACCGGGATACCCCGTTAGCCCGATTACCCTCGTCCCCCGCGACGTGCTGTTGAGGAAGCGCAACGCTTCTCCGCCGCCCGGATGGTTTTCCAACAAGGAGATCAGACGTGATACGGCACGGACGTTTCCGGTTCGGACCTGCTCGGCTAAGAGCATCAAGCCATGGATATCGCAGAGGAACGGGTGCGGTCCGAGGAGACTCATGCCACACCTTCATACGCAGTTTGCTCTGTCTGTACCAGCGAGAGTCGCGACGATGGTCTGCGGTTCAGAACCTTACCGATCTCGCTTGCCGCCGCAATGACCTTCCGCTCATCTACACTAAGCGAAGCGCCGGATGCCTTTAGCGCATAGACCACATCTTCCGTCGCAACGTTCCCCGATGCCCCCGGCGCATAAGGACACCCTCCAAGTCCCCCCGCAGCTGTGTCAAACGCCTCGATGCTGTACTCCGTCCATGCGGTCAGGACATTGGCTACGGCCATGCCGCAAGTGTCGTGAAAGTGGAGCGAGAGACGACACCGATCGATGCGCGGCACTATTTCATCTAGTAGCTTTCGGATATCCCGAGGAGCAGCCTTTCCAACGGTGTCCCCGAGCGAGATTTCATCGACGCCGAGATCAAGTAACTGGCGCACCACGTCCAGCACCCGCGAGGGGAGGACGGCACCCTCGAACGGACAATGGGTCACGGTAGAAACATATCCTCGCACGGTCATGCCGCCGCGTTTCGCGTCGAACACGACCGGCTTGAACCGTTCGATCGATTCATCGATTGTGCAGTTGATATTCCGCCGTGTGAACGAATCGGAGGCCGCAGTAAAGACGGCAATCTTGTTCACCGCCGCCGCCCTTGCCCGTTCCAACCCTCGTTCGTTCGGCACCAGCGCTGAATAAATAACGCCGGGCAATCGATCGATCCTCCGAAACACCTCGTCGGAATCCGCCAGTTGCGGAATGGCGCGAGGCGACACGAACGATCCTGCTTCGATCTCCGCCACACCGCTCCTGGACAAGGCATTCACGAATGACACCTTGACTGACGTGGGAACGACGTCCGATTCATTCTGCAGCCCGTCTCGGGGACCGACCTCGACAATCCGGATCACAGGCGCATGTGATGTTGGTCCGTTACTGTCTCGCATCATGCGATGATCCACGGCAGCCCTCTAGTTTCCGGTTGTCGGCGTAACCCAATTCGGTGTTCGGCGTTCGAGAAAGGCACGAATCCCTTCCTGCGCCTCGGATGAGAGGCGAGCCCGAACGTTGCCTTCGACACACACCTTCCAGCGCTCTTCATGGGACAAATGGTGAAGTCGGCGAAACAGCGCTTTCGTGTCCCGTACGGCCTGTGGAGCGAGATGAGTCATCTGCTCAGCCAATGATGCGACATGGGCGCCAAGCGCAGCCGGTTCGACTACATCATGGATAAGACCGTTGTCGTGAGCGGTCGATGCGGAAAACGGTTCGCCGGTGAGACAGAATCGCCGCACAAAGGAGTTCCCGACCTTTGCAAGCACAAAGGGCGCGATCACAGCCGGGACCAACCCCAAGCGGACCTCGCTGAAAGCGAATGTTGCACTCGAAGCGGCTACAGCGATGTCGCACACCGCAATTAAGCCGACTCCTCCGCCATAGACAGCTCCCTGGATGCATCCGATCACGGGACAGAGGCACTCATCGATGGCCCGGAACATCGCGAGTAATCGCTCGGCGTCCTGCCGCGCGTCCGCTGCGGACGCGATTCGGTCCGTCCCCATCCAGCGGAGGTCCGCCCCGGCGCAAAATGTGGGGCCGCTACCGGTCAAGACGATGGCGCGCACCGACTGATCCTGGCCCAATGCTGTAAAGGTCTCGTACAGTTCCTCAACCATACGAGCATCGAATGCGTTCCGTCGATCGGGTCGATTCAGGACCACACGTGCATACCCTTTACCCGATTCAGTGAGGATCGAGGTAAAAGTCTGCATTGGAACCTCACATGCGAAAAATAGGGAAGTGCGACGAGCGGATCGGCGTCGTCATGGCGACGTCAAGACACAGGCCGAGAATTTTCCGTGTATCCACCGGATCGATGATCCCGTCATCCCAGAGCCGAGCTGTGCTGAAATACGGGCTGCCCTCCCGCTCATACTGGGCTCGTATGGAGTCGATGACCCTTCGCCGCTCGTCTTCCGACAGCGATGCCTGGTCGCGGGCTCTCTGTTGCTGTTTCACCGTCAAGAGAACCTGGGCCGCTTGTTGCGCTCCCATCACGGACGTCCGCGCGTTGGGCCAGAGAAAGAGAAAGCGCGGAGCATACGCGCGCCCGCACATGGCATAATTGCCGGCACCGTGAGAGGCGCCTATAATAATGGTGAATTTCGGGACATCGGCAGTCGCCACCGCTTGCACCATCTTGGCTCCATCCTTGATGATCCCTCGCGTCTCGTAGTCCTTACCGACCATGAATCCTGTGATGTTTTGGAGAAACACCAGTGGGAGCCGCCGCTGGGCGCAGAGTTGGACGAAGTGAGCGCCTTTCAAGGCGGCTTCGGAAAAGAGCACGCCGTTGTTCGCGACGATGCCGACTTGATGCCCCATCCATCGGGCGAATCCGCATATCAGTGTCCGGCCATATCGTGCCTTAAATTCGTGAAAGCGGCTGCCGTCCACCAAGCGGGCGATAATTTCACTTGCATCGAACGTCTGCCGTGGATTGTTCGGAATGAGCCCATACAGTTCGCCGGCTGGATAACGCGGCTCTTCAACCGTCGCCGGTCGGCGAAGGACCGGCCGTTGGGGCAGTGTCTCGACGATCGATCGGCAAATCTCAAGCGCCTCATGGTCGTTGTCTGCGAGATAATCACTGACGCCGGAGAGCCTTGTGTGGAGATCGGCGCCCCCGAGTTCCTCGGACGTGACTTCTTCGCCGGTTGCCGCTTTGACCAACGGAGGCCCCGCCAGATAAATGGTGCCGGTTCCTTTGACAATCACATTCTCATCGCACATGGCAGGCACATAGGCGCCACCCGCGGTACATATCCCCATGACGACGGCGATTTGCGGAACCCCGAGGGCGGACATGCGCGCCTGATTGAAGAAAATCCGTCCGAAGTGCTCTTTGTCGGCGAACACATCGGCTTGCATGGGCAGAAACACGCCGCCTGAATCCACGAGATAGATCGCGGGCAGTCGATTTTCCAGAGCGATCTCTTGAGCCCGGAGATGCTTCTTGATCGTCATGGGAAAGTAGGTCCCGCCCTTGACCGTCGCATCGTTGGCGGCGATGACACAGGGACGCCCTCCCACATAACCGATACCTGTAACCAACCCGGCAGCAGAGATCCGGTCGTCGTACATCCCGGATGCCGCCAAGGGACTGAGTTCGAGCCAAGGCGCATCCGGATCGAGCAACTTCGCGATCCGCTCTCGGGCCGTCAGTTTGCCACGTTGTCGATGAAGGGCGGTTGCCTCCGCCGACCCTCCGGCTCGAGCGAGGGCAAGATGTTTCTGGAGGTCCGCGACCACACTCTCATAGTGCGCATGGTTCGACGCGAACTCGTCGGAGGCGGCAACCACTGAAGTCGTCAACGTACGCATGGTCCCTCAGCCATGTGGTTTGAGCCCTTTCACGAACGTCACGATCTCCTGGATAGGCCTGCCTGGCCCGAACAGAACCTTGACGCCGTCCGCTGTGAGCGCCGTGGCATCTTCATCGGGAATGATTCCTCCGCCGAACAAGACAATGTCTTCGGCTTCCCGTTCTTTGAGAAGTTCGAGGACGCGTCGAAAGAGCGTATTGTGCGCCCCTGAAAGGATGCTTAAACCGATTGCATCCACATCCTCTTGGATCGCCGTATTGACGACCTGTTCGGGCGTCTGATGCAGCCCGGTATAGATGATTTCCATTCCGGCGTCTCGTAGTGCGCGCGCAATGAGTTTTACGCCTCGGTCATGGCCGTCGAGTCCGACTTTGCCGATCAGAACCCGAAGGGGCCTGCTCGCTATTGCCATGCTGTCACCTCACGCAGAAAATATTTGCCGTCCCGATCCCTCCGAATATATCCCGCCTGCACGACGGGATCATGCTCGAAGAGCAGCAGCCATCGCTCTTCAAGCGCCCGGTCCAACACCCATCGTTTCGTCTCCAGGGTCTGAAGGGGAAAGAGATCGTAGCCCATGATATAGGGAATCGGCAGATGCGATACGGTCGGAATTAGGTCTCCAAGGAAAAACGCCGTCTGCCCTTCGGATTCGATCTTGACGCTCTGATGGTGGCGTGTATGGCCGGCAGTGACGACCGCCGTCACGCCCGGGACGAGTTCCGTATCGCCATACAGGAATTCCCACTGATTGATGTAATCGATCGGTGTAAAATTGTCCGGGCGGTAGCTGGCTC from Nitrospira sp. includes the following:
- a CDS encoding Acetoacetyl-CoA synthetase [leucine], whose product is MSPLITVPEYIAQVRKVEGLCPPLPWSSFADFFKSRIYDRILVNRPFLTYCDDDRAVRYTYSYGEFGTVVQSVATFLHDRVGLRPGDRLATILFNHDVTVVLYFAAWILGVTIVPINIEEPPDKKRYILEHSEASAVCCWHTSLDGVKDLQSELPALRHVIAVNHEGFVEGPKHRMNADMGASHSSAGTPSFTPSLDDEALIVYTSGTTGPPKGVVLTVSNVLLDADAIAERHRFGEDARLMCVLPIHHVNGIVVTLITPFYCKGGIVLNRKFKSAAFWRRLHEERVTCASVVPTLLEFLLDADENLAAYKLDGFGGLICGAGPLLRDTATRFEDRFGFPIRHGYGLSETTCYSCFLPNELPHDAHRHWIRDYEFPSIGVPLRHNEMAIVGGNGQLLPEMEKGEICIRGGTVCAGYFKRDDANDAAFQWGWFRSGDEGFYVRDKGGKPFFFISGRLKELIIRGGVNIAPLEIDEVLRSHPLVRFAMAVPFEHRYYGEEIAAYVVPRNGLSPLTEAELLAHCRQRLPFSKCPKIIRFGEEVPYTSTGKPKRLELKLTLAPTLAAYHDHQFKEMAAV
- a CDS encoding 2-methylcitrate synthase — encoded protein: MSAVMNESPTTAMKRSAYSPGLEGVIAGESALCLVDEGEAGLFYRGYPIRDLAEHSTFEEVAYLLLFAHLPNRQELANFSAQLINQAVLPRLLEVFLGAVPSDAHPMDIVRSGVSLLGAVDSDTDDNSHEANVYRAIRLLAQIPLMIATSYRLVTGKPRRRPHEDLTFAENLLYLLTDRKEDDQAKAMARVLDVSLTLYAEHEFNASTFAARVTASTMTDLYSAIVSAIGTLKGPLHGGANEAVAEMFLDIGSRERAETWVREALLKKHRIMGFGHRVLKKGDARSLIIQRHAESLSRICGDHRWYEIATTVDHVMEQEKGLHPNLDFYTAVAYLLMGIPRELYTPLFVCSRITGWCAHVIEQQDHNRLMRPRALYTGPTRREYVSIDHRP
- a CDS encoding Methylisocitrate lyase, whose translation is MTNTNKDSATQTKTSRLRELLSTRTLAIPGAFNALVAMQIERAGYEIAYVSGAAVSACRGVPDIGLLTLSDMAAEAGRIAHSVSIPTIVDADTGYGGPAQVAEAVRVFEKADLAGMQIEDQETAKKCGHLAGKQLVSMAEMSAKIEAAVRAKTDRNFMIVVRTDARAVEGLEASIHRAVTYAAAGADALFPEALESAEEFQVFAREIQKRGITVPLIANMTEFGKTPLLSIAEFESLGYRGVLFPVTALRTALQAIERLLTELKLFGSQKDRLHHMMTRRELYSLLRYTDTHER
- a CDS encoding 2-methylcitrate dehydratase; protein product: MLADRLARYCQALRYGDLPDAVVHEAKRRLLDGFGCALGAWNAPPCRIARRIAQTVKVPQGATLWGTGHKTLPDLAAFANGGLVRYLDFNDTYLSKEPAHPSDNIPAILSVGEAVHASGKRVMEAIALAYEIQCRFCDAAALRPRGWDHVTYGPFSSALAAAKLMKLSKEQTVQAINLAGIANMALRQTRVGDLSMWKACAFSNAARNGVFAAMLAQLGMTGPSPIFEGEKGFMKLISGPLDLATLGGEAGQASAIGQFKILDTSIKHYPVEYHAQTAVEAAVALRNELMEAEGVRAVDHVMDVEIGSYDVAIEIIGRDPEKWQPATRETADHSFPYCVAVALLHGPVTLQSFGWKRLHDPAVRNLMKKIRVVQQPEFEGRYPKTMPTRITVKTEAGQTYMKQVDVPVGHPGNPMSDQDLETKVRRLAAGRLSRPRIDRLIEFVWNLDRVSDVGTLMPLLRI
- a CDS encoding Enoyl-CoA hydratase: MPHQLLTISHHVARITLHNPPANVLNLSVIKELDLVLSELEEDEYVRVVIVTGTGRFFCAGADINELAHLHTEHGGAEFASRGQALLNRIERSDKPVLASINGTCVGGGLELALACHIRVAVAGAMVGLPEIKLGLIPGFGGTQRLPRIVGPSKAAEMILTGKSVPAEEALRIGLLSRVVPPQELITQVEAIAASITEHGKTAVEAALHAIRGGIDIPLSEGLAREAELFGRLCVTPDKREAVQAFLEKRLSKVADA
- a CDS encoding putative periplasmic protein kinase ArgK and related GTPases of G3E family, which encodes MSLLGPHPFLCDIHGLMLLAEQVRTGNVRAVSRLISLLENHPGGGEALRFLNSTSRGTRVIGLTGYPGAGKSTVVTRLVSFYRQQGLKVGVLAVDSSSSVTGGALLGDRIRMQEHALDHGVYIRSMAARGHHGGLAQATGGAAVVLEAAGYDVILIETIGVGQNEVDIVDLAHIVVAVVAPGLGDEVQAMKAGLLEVAHIVVVNKGDLPGADNTLRDLREWCPNVLRTVATTGEGIPELAAAMTAYQQSRAVGQVGEARDR
- a CDS encoding Hydroxymethylglutaryl-CoA lyase yields the protein MRDSNGPTSHAPVIRIVEVGPRDGLQNESDVVPTSVKVSFVNALSRSGVAEIEAGSFVSPRAIPQLADSDEVFRRIDRLPGVIYSALVPNERGLERARAAAVNKIAVFTAASDSFTRRNINCTIDESIERFKPVVFDAKRGGMTVRGYVSTVTHCPFEGAVLPSRVLDVVRQLLDLGVDEISLGDTVGKAAPRDIRKLLDEIVPRIDRCRLSLHFHDTCGMAVANVLTAWTEYSIEAFDTAAGGLGGCPYAPGASGNVATEDVVYALKASGASLSVDERKVIAAASEIGKVLNRRPSSRLSLVQTEQTAYEGVA
- a CDS encoding Methylglutaconyl-CoA hydratase is translated as MQTFTSILTESGKGYARVVLNRPDRRNAFDARMVEELYETFTALGQDQSVRAIVLTGSGPTFCAGADLRWMGTDRIASAADARQDAERLLAMFRAIDECLCPVIGCIQGAVYGGGVGLIAVCDIAVAASSATFAFSEVRLGLVPAVIAPFVLAKVGNSFVRRFCLTGEPFSASTAHDNGLIHDVVEPAALGAHVASLAEQMTHLAPQAVRDTKALFRRLHHLSHEERWKVCVEGNVRARLSSEAQEGIRAFLERRTPNWVTPTTGN
- a CDS encoding Methylcrotonyl-CoA carboxylase carboxyl transferase subunit: MRTLTTSVVAASDEFASNHAHYESVVADLQKHLALARAGGSAEATALHRQRGKLTARERIAKLLDPDAPWLELSPLAASGMYDDRISAAGLVTGIGYVGGRPCVIAANDATVKGGTYFPMTIKKHLRAQEIALENRLPAIYLVDSGGVFLPMQADVFADKEHFGRIFFNQARMSALGVPQIAVVMGICTAGGAYVPAMCDENVIVKGTGTIYLAGPPLVKAATGEEVTSEELGGADLHTRLSGVSDYLADNDHEALEICRSIVETLPQRPVLRRPATVEEPRYPAGELYGLIPNNPRQTFDASEIIARLVDGSRFHEFKARYGRTLICGFARWMGHQVGIVANNGVLFSEAALKGAHFVQLCAQRRLPLVFLQNITGFMVGKDYETRGIIKDGAKMVQAVATADVPKFTIIIGASHGAGNYAMCGRAYAPRFLFLWPNARTSVMGAQQAAQVLLTVKQQQRARDQASLSEDERRRVIDSIRAQYEREGSPYFSTARLWDDGIIDPVDTRKILGLCLDVAMTTPIRSSHFPIFRM
- a CDS encoding B12 binding domain of Methylmalonyl-CoA mutase — encoded protein: MAIASRPLRVLIGKVGLDGHDRGVKLIARALRDAGMEIIYTGLHQTPEQVVNTAIQEDVDAIGLSILSGAHNTLFRRVLELLKEREAEDIVLFGGGIIPDEDATALTADGVKVLFGPGRPIQEIVTFVKGLKPHG